The segment TCTCACCTTCGTCGTCAACTACATCGTGAGTACAGATCCAATGTTAACTAACccacttaaatatttttttatttaatcattttcttttgaacttTGTGTATTTGTCTCAGAGATTGGCTTTAactttttatgttaaaatcaTGTGTGTGTGGCGTCCTGGAATCGTCTCTCTGGAGGgatattttttctgttaacAAAGGTAGAATCCCTCACATACGTTCATGACGAATTTTTGATTTCAGAATTTTGCATCCTGGATGGCCTACGCATGCATAGCGTGCGTCCTTTTGTACATATTCGTCTATCAGCTCGGCCTCGGACCAATTCCCTACTTCATTGGCTCAGAATTGTGCAGCATTTCTGAGCGAGCTGCAATAATGGCTCTCGGATCACTCGGCTCGTGGTCTGGGAATTTCATTGTAGGCATATCTTTTCCCATTCTTCAATCCCTCTGGGGTGCATGGGTCTTCCTTCCGTTTGTCGCAACGTGCGTCCTTCTTATTGTCCTTATTTATTTCTATCTCCCCGAAACTCGCGGAAAAGACGTCCCTAAGGTTGCTTTACTCATATCCAAAGGTTTCAAATCAAATCCACGCAaaagttgaatttaattgggaaaaaaatttaagggaGGATTGACTAAATCTGGCCctttgagttatttttttaaacaaatttttaggtgaaatgttttattttattagggGAATGATCAATTTCAGAAAACGTTGaatctcataaaatttaagtATTGAAATTACTGAAttctgaaaaagaaatgaagagaattgtgaaaaaaatatctcttttgtTAAACATTCTAAcaagattttttgaattcaaaaattttaaaacaaaaaagaaaggagAATGGCTGATTCTCTTGGCTCCTTTATACTTCGTCATTACTACATTTCGGCTTAGAATAAACCTTCATCAAGGCATCAGAACTTGTGGagaaataacataaaaatctcaaatccACAAAAGACAAGATAattattagaataaaaaaaatcagaaatgggtcgaattcagcgaccaagaaatctttgaaatttcaaaaatttcttttcaaaaaagaatttcttggtTGTTGAATACAGCCCAGTATACTAGAAGGAATATTCTTTTCTGTCTTTTCTGTACTAACATGCGTTGTAAATTGTGAGACtaataagattatttttgggcagattttttttaaattttacaacaagaaattaaatacGAACGCAAACAGTTGCGTTTTAACCATATTTGCTTAACATTTGGCCTAACGAAAATCAccctaaaattaattttattcattcataagCCGCAAAATTAGGGCTTAAGGGGCTTAAGAAGTTTAAGGACAAGTCAAATCCTCAAAAAGGCATGTAGTCCTTAACTGTTCTAATCAGAACATTTAACAACATAAATTTCAGTTTAAGTAACCAAACTTTTGTACTGTAAATTCAATCAACTAATTGGGATAATCTGTAAATCTTCTTGGGCCTCACATCATCCCTCAGTCAGCAAAATTTGTTAGAATCGAATTACAAAGATTCCTTTTCAGAATTTTGCAACGTGGATGGCCTACGCGTGCATAGCATGCACCCTCctctatattttcttctttcaattgGGCTTGGGACCCATACCATTCTTCATTGGCTCCGAATTGTGCAGTTTGCAGCATCGGGCAGCCATTATGTCGCTCGGATCTTTAAGTTCGTGGGCGGGAAATTTCACCGTTGGCATCTCCTTTCCGATCCTTCTCTCCTTCTGGGGTGCCATGGTGTTCCTTCCCTTTGTCGTAATATGCTTAGCACTCATTGTTCTTATTTTCTACTATTTACCTGAAACGCGCGGGAAAGAAGTGTCAGATGTGGCACAACTTATCTCAAAAGGATTTAAATCTAAACCACGTCCATCTTTGTAAGGGGAACGAATATGATATTATTATCTACATAAAATCGCTTGAATCTCATTTAGTtaggaaatgagaaaataaagataaatagataaaatagataaaaatgggaaaattactataatctcataaaaaataatctctcaGTTGTTTTAAGACTTATTTGTATTATGATTATGTTTCAatgattcaagaaaattaaatcacaaatGGTTCAGTTTGGGCCATTCTCCCctaattgataaattactAAATAGACTGAATAcgataaatattcaattaaatatcagccgtcaaaaatatcttaataaattttcattaagtaattgtttaaaaataataattaaaaaagaaaaaggacataattctgggaaaatcttagagattaataaaacttaagttcttttttgatttaataataaaatctaaaatttttttgaatctttttaatatttttttacgtttataGGGGTAGCGTAAACAATATACTTTCTAAATAAAGTTTAGACAGTCTACAACAGGCTTAGAAAGGAGTAAATTCAAAGTAAATAAAACTATTTAGCGCTTTTGATTGTTCTTTATTGAATAATTCGATTGGGTAACGCCATACATaacaaaatggccgccataACCATTGTGAAGCACCCGTCATTTGCGGCCATGACTTTGCAAgttattaaaacatttaaattacgTTGTTTTTTCTATTTAGTATTTTACTGTAATCTCTGAATATCTTGAATTCTAACGACGCCCACACACATGATTTATCAGCTTATTGTaagttcaaaaaatctttaaaaaaaaaaacttctcgtCAAATCTATTCTCTTGCTAAATTattctgaaattaaattataaaatttctcttccaGGATTATGCATCGTGGCTGGCCTATGCGTGCATTGCATGCGTCCTTATGTACATCCTGTTCTACCAGATCGGTCTAGGACCTATTCCCTATTTTATTGGTTCAGAACTCTGTGATGTATCTGCCAGAGCGGCGGTGATGTCTCTCGGTTCTCTGGCATCTTGGGCTGGGAATTTCATCGTTGGCATTTCCTTTCCAATCCTCCAATCTCTCTGGGGAGCATGGGTCTTCCTTCCATTTGTCATCGTCTGCCTTGCCCTTGTTGTCCTCCTGTTCTTCTATCTACCCGAATCACGTGGTAAACAATCATCAGAGGTGGCACCACTCGTCTCAAGAGGCTTCAAATCAAAACCACGCGTGCCTTTTCAGTAAAGAGGAAATTTACTTTCTCTCGGTTAACATTTTACACGCaattacatttaaataataattaagattttttaataaataagacgaaaattgggaagaattttataCGGCTTAGGGTGtaaaaaatatctataaaaatttttctaagtCTTCCAAAtacttttgcttttattttttttaacgttgctttaaagaatttattaagacaAACAATTTGTATTATTTCAAAGGTtgttctctattttttttattttcctaatgCTCAGATTTTCAGGATTTCATTTTGAAAGCAATAAagacaataattttaattattatttcaatattttattacacagCACTTGGCATGTAAAATGACGattctgcaataaaattttttatgccGTCAAAAATGAAGTTTTATTCTACTCAAGGActcaaaatgaaaacaaaacgTCCACAAAAGCGAATTAAGCGTCTTCTATTTAACTGATTTCCGACTTTAAAATTCCccgttaaattttaaaatccatGAAATGTAAGTTAacctcaaaattcaaattttaacgtAAAACCACGCCAGATCCACCATTTTTATAAACAGAATGGATATaattttagatgatttttttttctttaataaatcaagaaaaaaaactctttttactTATAATTTTgtcataatttattaattcaagaTCTTTCCATCCACCAATAAATACATATTAATATAATTCTGGAAAAAATCATCAGAATCAGGAAATTTTTCTACAATTGGCTGCGTTTATGCCTCGTCTGTAGGTGCAAGATGTATTTATCGCGTCTCCCGAAGGATCTGCTGCATCCCTCCTCTGTGCATTTGAAGGGTTTATCCTCAGCATGAACGGATACTTCGTGCCGACGGAGATTCCGTACGCTTTGGTAGCTCTTCCCGCAGATGTCGCACTTGATGTTCCGATCATCAGTGTGGATCTTCATGTGATGCTCCAACTTGGGGGCATCATCGAAGCCCCGTCCGCAGATGTTGCAGCAAaacttcttctcttctttgtGCAGATTCATATGACGTGCCATGGCGTAGGTCTTGGAGAAGCTCATCTGACACAAGTTGCACTTGTAgatcttttccttcttttccgGTACAATTTCTTTGTAGTACACCCCACGGGCTTGCTTGTGCACCTCAACTGTGTGCTCATTGAGCTTCTCACGACACATGAAGGCTTTGAAGCAGTAAATGCAGTCATAGATCATTTCCTCGAGTTCCTCTTCTTCCTCCTCGTCCTCCTCCTCGTTAAATTGCATCTCAaacatttcttctttaacCCCTTGGTATGCCTCTGCGTCCGGAGTTTGCAGTACTTCGTCAAAATTCTCCTCCAGCGTCTCAATTTCGTACGTTTCCTCGTCTATAGGTTCCGTCTTTGGGATCAATGTTGGGGCTTCTTCTTTTTGCTTCTgtggttttattttcttctcctttggCGCCTTTGGGGGCTTCATTTCCTTCATTTCACCTGTCACCGGGTCTTCGTGGACCTTCTGATGCCGTACCCAATTGCTGGATTGCGTAAAAGTCTTGGTACAGTACTCACACTGAAAGGGCTTCTCACCTGTATGCGTCATCATGTGCCGCTTGAGATTCTTCGCTTCCGGAAAGTGTCGATTGCATACGAGGCAGACATGATCTGTAGTCCCGGAATGGACGCGCATGTGTCGATCCAGCTTAAATTCATCATCATAGCTCTTCCCGCACTTGGTGCATGAAtactttttggcattttgatgCTTCCGGTGATGCTTTGCGAGCTTCGAACGACTAATGAAGCTCAATTCGCAGTGATTGcaggaatatttcttcttcgGCGTCTCTTTGGGTGTAGTAGCTGGTGGTTCCTGCGCTGTCTCTCCTTGAATGATGTCCGTGTGGGTCATGTAGTGACTTCGTAGCTCTTCTGTGGTTTCAAACATCGCCTTGCAGACATAGCATGAATGACTCGTGAAGGATTTCGCGTGGATGGTACGATGATAGGTGAGTTGTTCTTTATCCTGAAAAACTTCCCCGCAGAAGTTGCATTGATTTTCATGCTCAGCAAACCCTTTGTGCCTCCCTTTAGCTAGGAAAATCCCATGCAGGCGCATATGTTTCTTCCAGTGATCCTTCCGGGAGAAAGTCTTGTTGCAAATTTCACAGATTATTGGGACACTTGGCTTTTTAGGCTCAGCGGTGTGTGTGAGCTCATGACGTGCAACATCAGCAGCCCGGGCATACCCAACTCCACAAATGGTGCAAAGGAACTTCTTCTCTTTGGCTTTCATCTCCTCATTCCCTGAATTTGCATCATTTTCATCCTCCTGCGCTACATCCATGCCTTCAGCGGTTCCAGACGTCCCAGCATCTTCCTCAGGAGGCTTGGAGTCCTCCCCAATAGCTCCATGATCCCTATTAGTACAGTTCTCCACACAAATCTTGCACTTCCCATCATCTGGCTCTTCATCCTCTACCCAGGCTTCTCCATGAACCTGCCGATGACGCTTCAGCTGATCCTTCCGACCGAATGTCTTGGAGCAGATATCGCACCGAAAGGGCTTCGCGCCCGTATGAATGATTTCATGGCGCAAAAGGAAGCTACGTTGGGTGAATCCCTTCTCACAGAATTTACACCAGAACTTCCAGCCAAAGTTCTTAAATCCTTCCCTCCTGAAATTAACAAAcatattaaatcaaaattcattcatcaACATCTTCTAGAGAACTTCTTTACCTATATGCTTCCACTTCCGGACTCTTCCCCACGGGATTGAAGCTTATGGGGTCATCCGGAAGTTCTTCCTTCACCCAACTCTCCTCAATTGGATGAATTCCTGAATTTCCCGGCCCTCCATCACGATCTTCTGAATTGAATAGGATAAAATTTGGGTCTACTTTTATGAAAACAGCTTCAGGTGGATCCTCTGCATTCATTTTCTCacggaataatttttttggatcTCAATAAAAACtgtaaatctaatttttttatgacatTTGGTACATTTGAGGTTTGCGCTGAAAACATTTTACGCTACAGTTGGTAAAGCCGGACTTAGCCGCGGTCCGAGGTGGTGAAGTGGGTGAAGTCATGGAActtttttgaggttataatTCATCAAAGTTTAAGAAAGCCCAatatatttcaacaaaaacagcCGTTTTGATGTAGTTGTTGCTCTATCTTCTATTTTCCATCTTTTCCGATGCTTTTCCAAGCGAAGgggatgagaaaattgtgaaaaattcttaattttattgcttgtCGCTACTTTTGTCGTATAAAACGTTTTTTGTTATGAATGTGTCACTCTCTGCGCCCTCTTtcagataaaaaataaa is part of the Lutzomyia longipalpis isolate SR_M1_2022 chromosome 3, ASM2433408v1 genome and harbors:
- the LOC129791761 gene encoding zinc finger protein 271-like; this translates as MNAEDPPEAVFIKVDPNFILFNSEDRDGGPGNSGIHPIEESWVKEELPDDPISFNPVGKSPEVEAYRREGFKNFGWKFWCKFCEKGFTQRSFLLRHEIIHTGAKPFRCDICSKTFGRKDQLKRHRQVHGEAWVEDEEPDDGKCKICVENCTNRDHGAIGEDSKPPEEDAGTSGTAEGMDVAQEDENDANSGNEEMKAKEKKFLCTICGVGYARAADVARHELTHTAEPKKPSVPIICEICNKTFSRKDHWKKHMRLHGIFLAKGRHKGFAEHENQCNFCGEVFQDKEQLTYHRTIHAKSFTSHSCYVCKAMFETTEELRSHYMTHTDIIQGETAQEPPATTPKETPKKKYSCNHCELSFISRSKLAKHHRKHQNAKKYSCTKCGKSYDDEFKLDRHMRVHSGTTDHVCLVCNRHFPEAKNLKRHMMTHTGEKPFQCEYCTKTFTQSSNWVRHQKVHEDPVTGEMKEMKPPKAPKEKKIKPQKQKEEAPTLIPKTEPIDEETYEIETLEENFDEVLQTPDAEAYQGVKEEMFEMQFNEEEDEEEEEELEEMIYDCIYCFKAFMCREKLNEHTVEVHKQARGVYYKEIVPEKKEKIYKCNLCQMSFSKTYAMARHMNLHKEEKKFCCNICGRGFDDAPKLEHHMKIHTDDRNIKCDICGKSYQSVRNLRRHEVSVHAEDKPFKCTEEGCSRSFGRRDKYILHLQTRHKRSQL